A segment of the Lolium perenne isolate Kyuss_39 chromosome 3, Kyuss_2.0, whole genome shotgun sequence genome:
AATATACCAGGACCTTTCTTTCCACTGCCCTTTCAACTAACTATATAGATAGAAAAAGTGAGCCAACGATCAGCGGAATGCAGCCAAAATGTAACATTCACATGCCGCAAGCTTAAGGTTTCAAAAGCAAAACTTATGTAGCCCGTTACACCCCAGATAAAAGTACGTCTTTTAACATAACATAGAATTGTCTATATGTTCTCAAATCATCAATCATGGTCTAGTAATCTTTAAACAACCATCTTAGCCTTGAAGATTAAAACAAAATGGATTCGAGATATGAGGAGTCTACTAGTCCCAGCAACACAAATACGCCAAAAACATgggaataaaaaggaaaaaaaggataATGAAAATGATGGAATAATGTGAAGAGCATAAAATGTTGAATAACTATGAAAATGTTGAATAACATCAGTATCTTGATGCCCCCAGGCCTTCACATTGGTCAACTATGAAACGCATCTTGAGTTACATCTGTCTCACTGCATCATATGTTCTGCATCTACAGCCTCCACCATCTTGTCATCTTTCGACGTTCTCAGATGCGGATTGCGTTCCTGATGACAGGCGGTCCACGGGGGGCTATGCTGTCTTCTTTGGTCCTAACTTGGTCGCCTAGAATGCTCGCAATCAAACTACAGTGTCTCGCAGTAGTACTGAAGCTGAGTAAAAGGCAGTTGCTAATGCCACAACTGAGATTATTTGGGTACAGTCATTGTTGAGAGAATTGAGAGTCTATCAACCTCAGCCACCGGTCCTTTGGTGTGACAACATCAGCGCTACATATCTTTCATCGAATCCGGTATTTCACGCCTGAACAAAACATATTGAACTGGACTATCATTTTGTGAGGTCACATCAAATTCATCTCCTCTAAAGATTAACTTGCTGACATCTTTACGAAGCCGCTTCGGCAGCCTCGGTTTATGGGTTGTAGGCGCAATCTTAACTTACTTTGTACATCATGCCACATttaagattgagggagggtgttagaatgTGTATACATAGATTGGATCTCTCTTGTATATGTAGACTTGGTGTACACCCATATAATTATCAGAATGCCACACCCTATTAGGGTTGCTGAGTTATTCTCCAAATATCTTTTTTACACACCCCTATGCAGGGCACCTCCAAAAAGCTAAGAATGTCCCACCTCCAATAACAAAGGCTAAAACATATGTTGAGGTGAAAAAAAATAGCCTAGAATATCCTAAGGTGCGTCCTAGCCTTTTGGCCAATTGGATTGGAGAAATTATTAATCAGATATCCAACTAACCACTATACTTTTTATTTCTTTATACCGAACATTTTTAGTTATTTATACATTATTCCATCAACATAATTATGCAACTAAATTATAGGATGCAATGTTTAATGTTAAAGTTCTCACGTGTAATCAAAATACATTGCACTGAATATATTTCACGTGTTAAAGTTCTCATTAGGGAATATGGACATTTGGATATATTATTATTATTGTATGCATTTGAAATATTTGAGTATCCTTAAATATCTGGGTGGAGATGGCTCTAGAGCATATGTGTCTATTACACTCGACCTAGGATGCCACGGTGAAAGACTGGCATCCCGAAATAAGATTACCTAGGTTGTTTGTGATTTGTAAAGGAGTTATGTACTGGAGGTAATTATAAATATTATAGTTTACTCCAAGTATAGTATGATTTATTGCTGTCACACGCTTACATTAGCATTACCGTTTGTTTACAATACCACAAAAACTGGTGCATGAGTACGGAGCAGGGTAGTAATGCAGAGTAAAATCACAACAATGTTGCACGAACTAGGGATAGGCCTGGTAGTAATGCCGAGTAATCAGCACGTACTTAACGTACGCTCCCCTTGAGCGCGAGTTCACTCATGCTTGCTTGGGTTGGAGCCTGAGCGCGAAGGCCTGGAGCGACAGGAGCACCTTCTTGAGCCGCTCCCTGTTCTTTGCGTCAGTGAGGTTGCCGTCGGCGTCGAAACTGGGCGGGTCGTCGTACATCCTCACGTGGAGCTCCGGCTTGTTGATGAAGTGGATGTCGAGGTAGATCCCGATCTGGCGGAGGTGGAGTGAGCCCCTACCGCCATTGAAGTCGTATCCGGCGCAGACGATGGCCGCGGCCTTGTCCGCCCAGCATTTGACACTGCCCCTCGACGCCCAGTCCAGCGCGTTCTTCAGCGAGGCGGTGACGGAGTAGTTGTACTCGGGCGAGGCGAAGAGGAAGCAGTCGGCGGCGAGGACCCTGGCGCGGAACGCCTCGACTTCCGGCGGgaagccgtcgccgccgtcggtcTCGAGGTCCGGGTTGGCCATTGGCAGGTTGGAGATGTCGACGTGGTCGATGATCAGGCCCGGGATGAACTCCTCGCACAGCTCCTCGGCTACATTTGGGAGAAAAGACAAACCATCAAGAGACAATAGACAAGGTGGAGGAGGCGACGGACGCTCATGACTTCTCCAGTCGCAAACGTTCGTTTCACTCCCGCTACGACTGAGGGGGAATGTTAGAAGTATAATACGTAGAGATATTGGAGTATTCTAGAGCTAGAGATATAGTCGGTTTAAACTTAGCACAACTTGTCTGGTACTCCAAGAACCTCCCTTTGTACTCCTATATAAACCCCTCACCAGGTCCAGATCAATACAATGAAGAATTAGGGTTCTATATTTTCTACAGGGGAAACTGGAAATAGAGGCAGAAGCTAATCGGGTCGCCGGAAAACCGTTAAGTGCGACACGGGCCCGTTACGAGACGAGGACGGTTCGCAAACGCGTCAGAGCGTGTCGCACGGGGAGGCAGTCCACCGGGAATTTCCGCGCCCCACGTTTATCCACATGTCATGCACAGAGCAAGGAGCTTCCCTTCGAAGAGGTCGATCTTTTTCTAGAGTTTTTGGGCTCGTGTTCACGATCTCGTGCAGCCCCTATCTGGGGTTGCACCCCAGACGTGTTTTGGGCTAGGCCCGTTATTTCGTTCGCCTCTGATATTAGTGGTCATTCTCTGTTCCCATCGTAGCTATGGTTCCCTGGCGGTTTTTGATGAACTAGTGCGAGCGAAATTTAACTAATGGAAGCAAAATTTGCACTTACTACAGATCTAGCATTCGGTGTGAATTGGGTAACATTTTTAGTTATTTATATGTTATTCTGTCAACATAATTATGCAACTAAATTATAGAATACAACTTTTAATGTTAAAGTTCTCACGTGTAATCAAAATACATTTCACTAAGTTGAAAACTCGTTTGGTACCAAAAATTTGTTcgttttgttaaaaccttgtttgatACATTGCGTGGAAACCTTTCTCTAATGCATCTCCCTTGGATCTAAAAAAAATAGCAAAGATATCATTCGAGATCCCATTAGTGCACATGTacatttggatttttttttgtatcCATTTGATCTATTCGAGTATCCTTAAATATCTAGGGGGAGATGGATCTAGAACATATGTGTCTAATGCACTCGACCTAGTGCGCCATGGTCAAAGCCCGGCGACCCGAATAAGATTACCTAGGTTGTTTGTGAAGGAGTACGCCGTGGAGATAATAATAAATGTTATAGTTTAACTCCAAGTATATGATTTATTACTGTCACACGCTTACATTAGCATTACAGCTTGTTTATAATACCACAAACACTGCTGCATGAGTACTTGCAGAGTAAAATCGCAACAATGTTACACGAACACGGGACAGGGCCGGGTAGTAATGCTGAGTAATCAGCATGTACTTAACGTACGCTCCCCTTGAGCGCGAGTTCACTCATTTGATTTCATTAGTGGATATGTACATTTGGATATATTATTATTTTTGTATGCATTTGATCCATTTGAGTATCATTAAATATCTCGGTAGAAATGGCTCTAGAGCATATGTGTCTAGTACACTCAACCTTAGGCGCCACGGTGAAATCCCGGCATCCCGAAATAAAATTACCTAGGTTGTTTGTGAAGGAGTTATGCACTGGTATATGATTTATTGATGTCACACGCTTACATTAGCATTACCGTTTGTTTACATACCACAAACACTGGTGCATGAATACATAggacactagtggagaagaggcctttggtcccaagcaaatgacccactgctgaaccaaaccgggtccaatgcccccattggacccggttcgtttctccccaggacgaccccacccgctggcgcctgtcctgtagcggcctttggacccggtttgtcatacaaaccgggactaaagggtccaccgcagggcgcggcaggccgtgtcagtcgtggggaaccctttagtcccggtttgtatgacaaaccgggtccaaagacccccctctggctatataaccttgcccctgcccaagtgtgagccacacttagccattttttcactatcttcacaagaggggtgtattgctctcctctcttcttcacatgcacaagaggtgttcgatgaaatgcttaagaggatttgccacttgagtttacacaaatcaagccacacttaacttgcttttttcttcttcatcgaggttaacaactttatccttttcatctgcaattgataaaatgcatgtgtatatatacatcgtgatgttctgtaatggttttgatcagcttaattatatcatgcagatgaatcggcaatggatgtacattgaccgatggtttgacgagttcactgcgggcctggataattttatggccgtggcggaggcaaacaaacatggtggcttcatgtattgtccatgtgtggactgcaagaataccgtaaattacgctcgctcgagtctcattcacagccaccttctgcgatccggtttcatgctgaTTACTAttattggaccaagcacggagaaagaggggttatgatggaagacaatgacgaagaggaagaggatgatgacggttatcccaatttccctgaatacgatgataccgcagaaggcaatgaagacaatgaagtagaagatcaagaggcaccagatgagcctgctgatgatgatcttggccgggccattgctgattcAAGGAGTGTTTGTGAAAGTGAAATGGTaatgttggccttcgacaagatgatagaagatcacaacaaattgttatacccaacttgcgaagatggccataaaaagctaggcaaagacactcggaattgttgcaatggaaggcagagaacggtgtcaccgactcgggatttggaaagttgcgacaataattaagaggaagcttccaaggggtaacgaattgcccgccgatgcgtacgaagcgaagaagattgtctgccctctaggattagatgtgcaaaagatacatgcatgcattaatgactgcatcctctaccgcgatgagtacgagaatttggatgcatgtccggtgtgcactgcattgcggtataagatcatacgagatgaccctggtgatgttgagggcgagcgcccagaagagggttcccgccaaggttatgtggtatgctcctataataccacagctgaaacgcttgttcgtaaataaagagcacgctaggttgttgcgatggcacaaagaagaccgtaagaaagacgtgatgttgaggcaccctgtgatggctcccaatggagaaaaatcgatagagagttcccaaactttgcacaggatgcaaggaacttacggtttggtctcaagacagatggcatgaatccttttggagagcagagctgcagccatagcacctggctttgtgactctttgtatatataaccttcctccttggttgtgcatgaagcggaagttcattatgatgccggtgctcatacaaggcccgaagcaacccgggaacgacattgatgtgtacctgaagccattagtcgaagaacttctacagctgtggtccctagcggtgtacgtgtgtgggacgagcacaagcaggaggaatttgacctaagagcgatgcttttcgtaaccatcaatgactggcctgctcttggtaacatttcagggatagtcaaacaagggatacaatgcatgcacacaccgtttacatgagctcgaaggtgattatttggaaaaaggtcgaaAGGTCGTGTAcacggggcatcgtcgatttcttaggcttacccatcccgtaagaaagaaaggcaagcattacaacggtgaggctgatcaccggaggaagcctccccatcgtgatggtgttgatatatttggtatggtcaaggatctagatgtaatatttggaaagggtcctggcggacggtgcatttccgaatgacgatgccggacacgcgcccatgtggaagaagaaatctatattttgggatctaccctattgggaagtcttagaggtccactcttcaatcgatgtgatgcacgtgacgaagaatctttgcgtgaacctcgctaggctttacgggtgtgtacgggaagacaaaagatacaccggaagcacgggaggaccagcaacgttggaaagaccccaaaaagctgcatgagagagttaaaggacgtcatttatccagctacgctcttacaaaagcagagaaggaaatattttttgaatgtcttagcagtatcaaggtcccgtctggcttctcctccaatataaagggaataataaatatggagaagaaaacattccagaacttgaagtctcatgactgtcacgtgataatgacacagttgcttccgattgcattgagggggcttctaccggaaaatgttcgatcgcccattgtgaagctatgtgcattcctcaatgcaatttctcgagaaggtaataaatccagaaattctaccgaggttgcgagaatgatgtggtccaatgtctcgttagttttgagctggtgttcccaccatccttcttcaatattatgacacatctcctcgttcacctggtcgatgagatttccattctcggtctgtgtttctacacaatatgttccccttcgagaggttcatgggagtcttgaagaaatatgttcataaccgtgctaggccagaaggaagcatctccaagggctatggaacagaggaggtcattgaattctgtgttgactttattcctgaccttaagccgattggtgttcccgaatcgcggcatgaagggagactaagtggaaaaggcacgctaggaaggaaatcaatgatatgtagggacgggatttctttgactcaagcacactacacagtcctacaaagttccaccttggtggctccgtatatcggtgaccacaagaactttctacgctcccgagAACCCAGGGcgatcgaacgattggattagacgtgaacacatgtcgactttcggcggttggttgcaaaaacatctctgaataacaaacatattgaagatcagttgtacttgctggcccggacaccatcttcgatcgtagtgactttccaagggtacgagataaatgggaatacattttacacgatcgcccaagataaaagagcaccaaccaaaacagtggtgtccgctttgatgcaataatgaatgaaggcccaaatgacacatattatggttacatagaggatatatgggaacttgagtatggaccttcttttaaggtccctttgtttaggtgcaaatgggtcaacaaaacaggaggcggggttcgggtagacaagttgtatggaatgacaacggtggatctcaacaatcttgggtatagagacgaaccatttgtcctagccaaggatgtggcccaggttttctatgtgaaggatatgtctaccaaaccaagaaaaaggaaacataaggaaacaaatacatcaaacgatgagccaaagcgccacatagttctttacggaaaaagaaacatcgtgggagtggaggacaagacagacatgtcgagaagattataatcagtttgatgaaattccacccttcgtagtgaacattgatccaagcatcaagttaaatgatgaagatgctccatggttacggccgaagaagattaattaaatgatgaagatgctccatcatcaagttaattgaagaatgttcatggcacaaatgagtatctcaacatggcaatcaatttcccatttatttttgtgtaatcatgtaactgtatgtaagatattaaaagtggagatgcgccacgggagatttcccaaccctttccccaacactgttagatgagatgtagtcgttcaggggcttggcaaggcgtatcgatgctccttttataggcacggcacctcttctactttgtcttgttccttcgacagggcgtcgtgcgctacatgctttatctcatcgagcagtgcgtccacccatgcgttcttatcctgccgacatctttagtcccggttgtacccaccagccgggactaaaggttacccacacgtccttatcccaccgacagttttgttagatgacacaaaaaaggatctttagtcccggttgtacccaccagccgggactaaaggttacccacacgtccttatcccaccgacagtttttggcgccactgcgttcccgcctatttttcttcccgcgctttccactgcttcccgcctccgtcctcccgccattttttcactatatatatgttggcttggcctccatttacatatcacatctagactcatatctgcaaacctcatcaccaggtcacatggcttccatcgtatctctaaccctccgggaggcggaggcgctttgcgcgtcgaactacccctgcctgtaagtgatttatttgtgtaattaagtttgtagctcattcatttgcactaacaattatcctcattatattctttgtgtacgctatacatttaattatgcagaatgaagaagctggaatacaaaagaggcaagctcctaccgctggggttcatagacccaaacacagttcatgaagttacggttcgacggtaccccaaggacacagaggacaacatcgtaatgtttttagagaagcaagcagacaaagaggatatattctttccctacaacttcaagtgagtgttatatataacatacattatgcttgtgcaccttccactttattctcgtaatcattgagctatgcttgtgcagtttccactttattctcctaatcattgatcttcaccttggagtcgtaaacgtcatggactcgaaacgtaaagaatatgcggaatggacggacatggctgccatcctccagaggtagtttcaatcaattttgtattggcatcttcatctgctctaattcgaagatatcatcaactaaacaattactcatttactcattattttttgccgggcagggcttggaaacggttcatcaatactgttccgggtgaatggaaaccggagcttacatttagagattaccctgtaagtagtactatatatatagctatgtccgtgaaactttatatatgatatttactttcaatacgatgcttgattattagtttgatcgaactattttttcgtaaagtgtatgaggcaggaacaagggaataacttatgtggatactacgtctgcaccttcatgcgtgacatgtcctgtcccaagggtggggatgcccaaatacaccacactcgtgtacgataacaaattttcacaattaatcttaattaattagtaccatctattgtattgagttccattcatgtattgatctccttttttaaatatagatgacacgcctgcgggacactctcataacagcggatcaaataaaagcaattcaagaggaaatcgtgggattctttattaccgaggtccttaccccaggtggagagcactatcggaagatcgtgacggcggaggatattcgttcaggacatgttgtattgtaaatatgcatgtattacgtgtactgtgttgactatgtcgtgtactgttgacgatgtctatatatattcatgacgattttttgtggtttcttgaatgatatatatatgcattgctgaaactctgccgcggcagagaaacgccctgtttctctgccgcggcagagaaacgctggtacagcccaaatctgtgccgcggcagagaaatagcaattctctgccgcggcagagaaacataggcccggttcgtaccacgaaccgggaccaaagcccttctaccgcgagctccctggccgcaccacgtgtcgaggcctttaggcccggtttatctttgaaccgggactaaagggtaccccctttagtcccgcctagttggtcccggttcgggaaccgggtctaaaggcccaaatggaccgggcctattgccccgttttccactagtgggagGATAGTAATGTAGAGTAAAATCACAACAATGTTGCACGTACACGGGACAAGCCAGGTAGTAATGCCGAGTAATCAGCACGTACGTAGCGTACGCTCCCCATGAGCGCGAGTTCACTCATGCTTGCTTGGGTTGGAGCCTGAGCGCGAAGGCCTGGAGCGACAGGAGCACCTTCTTGAGGCGCTCCCTGTTCTTTGCGTCGGTGAGGTTGCCGTCGGCGTCGAAACTGGGCGGGTCATCGTACATCCTCACGTGAAGCTCCGGCTTGTTGATGAAGTGGATGTCGAGGTAGATCCCGATCTGGCGGAGGTGGAGCGACCCCCTCCCGCCGTTGAAGTCGTATCCCGCGCAGACGATCGCCGCGGCCTTGTCAGCCCAGCATTTGACACTGCCCCTCGACGCCCAGTCCAGCGCGT
Coding sequences within it:
- the LOC127345830 gene encoding probable NADPH:quinone oxidoreductase 1 isoform X2; translated protein: MGTVAAPASATPTVLRVAAFSGSLRKDSWHTGLIRAAEELCEEFIPGLIIDHVDISNLPMANPDLETDGGDGFPPEVEAFRARVLAADCFLFASPEYNYSVTASLKNALDWASRGSVKCWADKAAAIVCAGYDFNGGRGSLHLRQIGIYLDIHFINKPELHVRMYDDPPSFDADGNLTDAKNRERLKKVLLSLQAFALRLQPKQA